In one window of bacterium DNA:
- a CDS encoding glucose-1-phosphate adenylyltransferase: MHDVLSVILGGGAGTRLNPLTKYRSKPAVPIGGKYRLIDIPISNCLNSDLHRIFILTQYNSASLNRHIHHGYFLDSFREGFVDIIAAEQTPDSNAWFQGTADAVRKSLKHLRPYNSREVLILSGDHIYRMDYRKMIEQHRSTGAQVTIAAIPVETEKVPGLGIFQIDESGKVLNFIEKPKDPAVIESLRITAPITGDTRPDWENRPFLGSMGIYIFNTDVLEKSLADGTKLDFGKEIIPTVIRQFKTNVYVFDGYWEDIGTIRSFFEANLDLAQPHPKFDLFDPENRLFTRSRFLPYAKLQNVSAQRTVISEGSLLEGVTFRDCLIGIRSRIDSGTRLQRVFMMGADNFETEKDRIRNRELGRPDIGIGRNCVIEEAIIDKNARVGNDVHIRRRSVGESEEGHGWVVHDGITVIEKDAIIPDHTII; this comes from the coding sequence ATGCACGATGTATTGTCCGTTATCCTTGGCGGTGGCGCTGGAACCCGACTAAACCCCCTCACGAAGTACCGTTCGAAACCAGCGGTGCCGATTGGTGGCAAGTACCGGTTGATCGATATTCCCATTTCTAACTGTTTGAACAGCGACCTCCATCGCATTTTTATTCTTACTCAATACAATAGCGCATCGCTGAATCGTCATATCCATCACGGATACTTCCTCGATTCGTTCCGGGAAGGCTTTGTCGACATTATCGCAGCAGAACAAACCCCAGATAGTAACGCATGGTTTCAGGGAACAGCCGACGCTGTCCGGAAGTCGCTCAAACATCTTCGCCCTTACAATAGCCGGGAAGTTCTTATCCTTAGTGGGGATCATATCTATCGGATGGATTATCGGAAGATGATTGAGCAACACCGGTCGACGGGCGCACAGGTTACAATTGCAGCGATTCCGGTCGAGACCGAAAAAGTACCCGGTTTGGGAATTTTTCAGATCGATGAATCAGGGAAAGTGCTAAACTTTATCGAGAAACCGAAAGACCCGGCGGTAATCGAGTCGCTGCGAATTACCGCGCCGATTACCGGTGATACCCGTCCCGATTGGGAAAATCGCCCCTTCTTAGGATCGATGGGAATCTATATTTTCAATACCGATGTATTGGAAAAGAGTCTTGCAGATGGGACGAAACTCGATTTCGGTAAAGAGATTATTCCAACGGTGATTCGCCAATTTAAAACCAATGTGTATGTATTCGATGGCTACTGGGAAGATATCGGAACCATCCGCAGTTTCTTTGAGGCAAATCTCGATCTCGCACAACCCCATCCGAAGTTCGATTTGTTTGATCCTGAGAATCGCTTGTTTACGCGCTCCCGCTTTTTACCGTATGCAAAATTGCAAAATGTTTCGGCACAGCGAACGGTGATTTCGGAAGGAAGTTTGCTCGAAGGGGTAACGTTTCGTGATTGTCTTATTGGTATTCGGTCACGTATCGACTCTGGAACTCGACTGCAGCGGGTATTCATGATGGGTGCCGATAATTTTGAAACCGAAAAGGATCGCATTCGCAATCGTGAGTTAGGAAGACCTGACATTGGCATCGGCAGAAATTGTGTCATCGAAGAAGCGATTATCGACAAAAATGCCCGGGTCGGAAACGATGTCCACATCCGCCGCCGAAGTGTCGGAGAATCGGAAGAGGGGCACGGTTGGGTCGTTCACGATGGGATTACCGTCATCGAGAAAGATGCCATCATCCCTGATCATACTATTATTTGA